Below is a window of Rhipicephalus sanguineus isolate Rsan-2018 chromosome 9, BIME_Rsan_1.4, whole genome shotgun sequence DNA.
ATATGATGGCGTCAGTGCAGCATAATCAAGTGGTGAtgaacctgcttcagtgtgataacgacgccgCTGGAACGTTTTTGACCTGTGTGCAAGAACATAACGAAAGAAACTGCGTGTGATATGCTGATAACGTACCGTGCCATCGCAAACTTCGTGCCTCACCAtgctggtactccaacatggcggtttcagtgatCTCAGTGCAAGTAATATATAGGGTAACAAAACGACAGGGTTATAAGGTagctgtacgaaaaaaaaaaacagcggattACTTTTAGCCACCTACGATTATTTAGCTTGCAGCTGAACATAACAGTTCTTGCATTCCGCTTTCATCACGAAGCACGGCCACCAGTGACCAGTAATCGAACCCAGGACATCGTACCCGATGGCAGAACGCTATCCACTAAGGTCCTGTTTATCCTCAAGCCTCACTGCCGCCCCGCACAGGGCGGACGGCCTTTCACCCATCTCTTATTGACTTTTCGCCTCTCTATTACTGAAAGCAGCCATTCATAGGGGCGGAAAGACATTCGCCACGTGCGGTGAGTCCATGGGGCTTGAGGATAAACAGGCTGTAAGGCAGTATATGGCGAGTCGTGCTGTAACAGAACAGACAATTACTGCGAATTAGACGCGTTCCCTAATGTCACTGCAGAGGCACACTACTAGCACTGACAGAGTTGACTCACGGTGCGCTGGAAAATCGCCGCACAAGGACCTGCAAGTCTTCCAGGGTACAAATAGTTATCGAAGGCAAGCAGAGAGACGGCCGGGCGTGCTGCTCTTACCAGTGCTTTTCAGGAACGGATCTCGCGCTGATACGTGGTAATTGCGACGATGATAATGATCAAGTATGGCACGTACTCCGACCCAGAGGAAGTATATGGAGGTACAATGTGAGACAATAGTGAAGAAAACAATCGTTAAGAAAATATAAGTAGCAATTATAAAAAAGCAATATAATTGTTCTGGATTCCATTATaaattaaggtggcggttccacaaCCACCATCtggccaatagttcgaaaaacgacaacagacgacgccactcatccacgtttgcagaaagcgagaaaattgcgcgcgcaagtatggtcagcgtcgcctcgcgcgtgttttatatgttatatgtcgcgctaggtgacggaaatcggccgacaaaagcaaggagcacaaacgcggacggcgtcttcacctacaatcggggccaactgttggcgtcgtttcaacgacatgacgataagtgccccagtttgtaaggacaaacgctcgcttcctattgcagcccttgagaaaggacagcgcagcgtctaaatacaatcgcttgagaacaaaagaaaaaaaagcacgcacacacacgcacactggtgcgtacaacagcgtgcactcacacacgcacacacacacgctctcacccacacgcacgcgctacgctctcactaacgcactcactcacataatataatgtgcctcagtgaaatagtattgaacaaaacatcaatcaaacgcttcgcagcgtttcagtggaattgcatcattttggttcattttagcgaccgtgccagtgacttttatagcatcgcgcgagcgcatgtcttttgtgcgtgtgtgggggggggggggggggggggcgtgcttttgcttattccaattggaggaggaaaaaatttacagacagatttcagcaaattataattcgagagttatctgcgaaacttcatcctctcaaacttcaataaacggttaccaaaataaagtacatcttgatgatcacttgaacacatgactaccactaattaccggagttagaacctcctagaacacatgcttctgccagcgagacgtctgacaatgaatgcgtttgcgtgaggaagaagacaatgatttttccatgtgaggcatgattttttttctcttgggaacagtaataaaccaagatggtttgtgcgttggagggcaagacaccccgttattttcgtctctttgttctcatttgtaacctttcgcgacgctgtgcaggcgcgttcgtggtcgtctcgcacgagcgtttacaacgatgaaagccaggcgcaagacgcgcgtagtcacacatactgctgactgaacttcttgtatagcttccacagcgttgcatatattgtatgaaactgagtataggtacatcggccagcgtaggcgtgcacacgagggggctgggcgccctccccccccccccttgggagggagagaatacaacatttattggtagaaataagtcgctattgggggtgggcctcctagtccagaagaccattggctcttgccgccgaccgggcacgacggtcgaccagggcttgttgctgcactgggtcagagctggacagggtcgccttgggggcttacatgaccgttcatgtaggcttttacagaatccagtttttatttatgcttgttctataaaagcatgaatacacttatttgttgtggaaagctgtggttttcctttattttgacttacaggcaccatcgacaagttttccatttaggttgccgcaaaagtttttcaacaaaatgttcgtcagtagcatatgtatcggcactattttgttcatgtggccactctcacgtgcgtctaagtcaggttattcttcgttgaccagacattgcactgtccgccttgtactttgctacgaactagttgttatccgatcattagtagtagttctggctacgcagaaagccgctttacgacaaagtagcagtgcgcaacagcgttatcactaggtagagtagtcctcctcagtcgaactgtttcctgacaccgtagcgctcattagtagcaaagacagtgatcgtcttatccgaagtgagtgcgtcttttcacaaagcacaatataacttttccagggtcccgtacattgaatattctgccacgttgactagaacgttctgcatcttcaacaaagtctcgcttctgtcgcatcgttgcaactaggatgtaattacctgattgggtacaacttaccactactggtcagtggaagttgtcggcacagtgctcgacaggcatactttgaaaattccggcaatgacaagctttcatacgttcaccatcgtgtcccctttgaagcggcgctacatacgtatcattcacacggcatgtcagcgtccttcctttcacaatttcgaacctcacaggcacgaaaacactcaaaggaacgcgcaaaacacgagcagctgaaccacaaagagatgcacattactaaagacgtgccggggaacactggttctaagaacgcgtgacgaacgcgcaatcttcctgcataccgaaaccatttgtcgcttgatgagaccgccccacctgctgacgtggggcgagtggaaggggtttatcactaagccctcctccttttacggttggtgtttgttacgcgcggcgactagacttagctagtgaagcaaactatgaggcctggagatataattcatgcctgttctacccgtttattatgtttaattgcgccacttttggcgaacgcttgaactcgcataaagcaacttgatgtttcatttcatagatggggctaccaccaaaaaacgcctgtgagacttatgattcattgaaaatattttgtttgaagcactgagtggtcaagttagtgagcacaagtagataaaagacacaatatgcatcgactaatgtgcaatactcgttggcaattagcgtctaaaaggaaaaaaaaagcgagtttctacgggactggtcagcaggaaaattacgtaaattcactgctgtcttgcaggttccctaataaagataaaggaattttctcttcatagaatcatagaaagggccttgcttcttcattatgtagaagttcaaagtatcagcttgtatagttttgtcgcttcatcggtaatgcgtgaccaagtacagccataaactgccgcattgacacaataataattcatcaagttttcgtcagaacacaaagcaacttcgcatggaaaataagtgtaatgtggtctacgtagccacaaaatattattgttctgcttcgcaaaataaaaaatatattctcacaaaaacttttaatattatGCCCAtattcattggagcgtaaataaattactaattattttatggctaatatctcttcatagaaaccttaaatagcacttcttctaaaggcacggtaaattttgtcttgttatgttgaacagtttcgccgtactggcagtacaacggaggcttgtacaacgaaaatgccttttgttgctcacactattttcattgctattaggtaacgcttccgaacaggcattaacaccaggtgtcattagaaagcggagatcataagctttctgaattattactattaatatttatttgtcaagcgcagcgagcacagtgcgtccgcaaacaatgcgtaaaatgcggaggggggttcgccggagtagGACCGCCACCTTAAGGTGTTGGTAGTAACCAATAAAACTCAAattgcaagaaatcatcatcatcgtcatgttaatatttgtttatttcatttataTCTTCATTATCACTATTGCATAGCAGTACTGCTATTAGAGAGGCGTATTTCCAGAGAGCCTGCGacgcggcggttaggctaggtctaactgtgcCCACGTGGGAGCgccccgcggtgtcaccctatgTGGTGGCACTTCTCTGGACcattaaataaagttcttcgtaccgtatgtCATTACATGAATGCTGTGACGTACATATGATTTGAAATCAATGACAAGATGTCATGCAGTCATTTATTTTTCTTGTGACTCTCAATATGCAAAAACCGTTTGACGcgacatgacatacatgccatatGCATAGAACGAATATTTTTCGGATAGAAGCAACACTAGTTCGCCAACTATCGCCTATCCAAGAATACCAGAATGTGGAAGCATGCATGAAAAATCTACGATGATGAGTAACATATGTCCTGACATGAATCGTGTGGCGTGAGTGTCACGTACGCTATGACGTGGAATGGAGTGGCATGCTCGTCATGTGTGGCATGACATCAATGCCATAAGTGGCAAGATGCCGCGGCAGTCGTTTCTTCAGCTGGAATATCTCAATATGCATTACATAACTGGGCAGGTGGGGGACGCCCCtgcacgccccccccctcctacgcgcacgcctatgctggcgCTGACTAATTTGGTTAACTGTCacttatactccgtttcacataTCAGCTTCAACGCTATGGTGGAAGCTACGTATGAAAGAAGCTCGATCAGCAAAATATATAACTCCGCACGTCTCGTtaggtgatgacgtcacacaatgacgtcatcacatgtaaTCGCCTGTCACCTCTTGGTCACAGGTgagccgatcccagaggcaccgCAAaatcatgtgaggtgcagaagggTTCCAATtcatccgatcccggaggctatgcaaaaccacgttggttgcagaaagctctcgagggggaaggggggtaaacacaatcgactgagaatgaaagatggctttcgccttgcatcactcgtgttgacgccgacggccacttttcgcgtttgatgagacatttaatatatcataatatctggggttttacgtgccaaaaccacgatgtgattgaggcacgccgtagtggagcgttccgaaaatttcgaccacctggagttcgtAAACGTGCGCCTTTCTCCAGATAcacgtgcctcaagcattttcacctccatcgaaaatgcgaccgccgcggccgggattctatcccgcgaccttcgggtcagaagtcgagcaccgtaaccactacgccaccatggcggggcgacaCGAAACAACCAGTCTCGGTTGTcgggaaaaaaatattaaatataAACCATACACATGGAGAACAGTGGTAGACACACCCTCCCCGGTCGGTTTTCTCCTCAGACACATCGTGCCTTAGGAGAAAAGTAGCCGGCATGGTACCGGTCTTTGTGTTAGAAAATAACTgatcatgcccccccccccccccccccgcccagccAACTTTGCGACTTTTTCCAATGTTCCACTATATAAGAACAATGTCTCCGTACCTAAAAAGAAATTAGTATATTCTTTACCATTTACGCAAGTTTATTTTCTATTTCCATTAAATGACGGCTATCCGTAAGCTTTACGCAAGTTTCGCTCGTGCATTATACGGAATTTTTTCACAGAGTTATAAGGCTCAGTTTGGTGCCACTGCTCTTTCAACATACTGGCGGGAAATGTGCATACCGTGGCCAGGACTAACAAAAATGTTACGTAAAGCGATAACTCGAAAACAAAAGTGATTTCATTATACGAAGGGGTCACCGTAGACACTATGCACATCTTATATCGCCCATTATTCAACATCCATCAATAGATATCGACCGACAAGACAACGATTTACAATAGACATCGATTAAAAAGCCAACTTCTCTGTATCAATCGAACACTTGTCCAAATACCAACGCCACTGCTTATGGCTGGAATGAAACGCTATCTCGTAGTGCTGTCGAGGCTTGTCTCATTGGCTTTGTTTTATCACGACAGTTACGTCAACGCTTCTTTTTCTAGTCGTAAAAGAAGGGAACAGAACACGTGCGTGCTGTTTGCGATAATAGACTCGGCAGCCGCCAGCTTGCAAATTTCCTCGTGGAAAAGTGAGCGCtgcaatcaagaaaaaaaaattcgactcCGCCCACTCACTTCGTTCGCGTCTCAAGACCTTGAAGATCCCGTAGCGACCAGGTCAGCGAAGAAAGGCCGATTGGCAGCAGCCTCGTAAGAATTGGTCGCCGTGGCGTTGGACCTTCTGGGGCATCGCATGGTCCGTGGCCGCGAAGCCGTCCCACACCAAGCCCGTGAGAAACAGAAGCATGCCAGCCAGATCCAGCAGCGTGACCATAATCTTGGTTACACGCTTGATGGGGAGCCCTAGGTCTCCCTTATCATTTTCCTCAGGACTattaaataaagttcttgtcactaTCACGCCCGTGAGCCCGCCAAAACTACCAAAAACACATCCGGGACTTCGGATCGCCCGCGCCGCCAGTGTGCTAAGCCCCAAAGGGCATAAAAACCACCTGACGCTAGCGCCGGCCGTGGGTGGGCCTGCGTTTCAGTTTCTCTCTCCATCGCTGTTTTTCCTATTGCGTGCACCGTCAATCGCGGAAGATGCGAGAGATAACGGCGATGCTGTCCGCGACGAAGTGCGAAAGCAGAGAGTGATAGTCATCGAAAGCGTCGATCGGCAAAGCGACGCTCCGACACTGAAGTCAATGGATGGttccaaaaaaaaagtaaacgccAGGGCATCACTGAACAaaacattggcgtagccagggggaggtcGGAAGGGCTCAAACACCCCTCCCCCACAATTTTCAACTTGGCATGTGTTTCAACTTTGCatacacacgcatgaacatacttaagtatggttggaccccccccccccccaaaaaaaaaatgtgcagcgactagtgtagttctaaatcctgcgctaaatgcagctccgctactgtgaaacctgaggaagtgcgtagcgaaggggtacccagcgattcccgttcgtagagttcccactgctccgtttaccaaaccgccgatggcgtcaatgtttgaggtatgTACGGTTTCTCTGGCaccgagtagaatcttgttagggagattcgcaaactcagtgTGTGACATGCgggctactttttgctgcgctttatcaaGTTCCTGCTTGTTAGGGCacttgagatacgtgtcgtctgcagcgagttccgtcagattgtttccccTTTCAGATGTAGCCGGAGAagtgccggtgggaggagcaatcactCACTCGCGGTAGCACCGTCTTTAGCGCGGCTCGGGTGTGAGCTGGATGTATCCGAAACGTTTTTAACTATTTTAAGTGATTTATTTCGATTACCTCTTTGTGAGTTCTGTTAATTACActgatttagacttcttttattttaacccgattttgagcattgctagccttgttttaggcctgtattgggCGCTTCATTTTGAGCGtaaccatgcgacatgagacacaggatggacaagccgggcccctgaagtgctacgCACTTCAAATTGTGGCTGGCACAGCTGTTTTTCAGAAAAGAATGGCAAGTGCATAGCTGTTGCGTGCGGGTTTTGTACTGAATTCTTAAGCTCTCACCGAGCATATACTAGGTGCCAACTGTgtcctgcaggggcgtagccagaaatttttttcgggaggggttcaaccatactttttgtatgttcgtgcgtgcgtttgtatgtgtgcgtgcatatatacgcaagcaaaactgaaaaattttggggggggtttgaacccccccccccccccttggctacgcccctggtgtcctGTGCCAGTCTTCCTTTTTCAGCGGCGTCTATTGCGAAACTTTTCGTTACTCACACATGTCGTCCACATCGTTGACAGTGTAGACCAATATTTCTCCAAATGACTCGACAACGAAGCACTGGTAAGAAAACTCCGTTTCGGTTTAATGACCAGGTGTCGAGAATACGAACTCTACATGGTTTGATACAAAGTGAGTATAACGAAGAAAATTCGGTCGCAATTGAGAGTTTCTTTCCGGAGAACGGGATGTAGTAGTGATCAAAGCTGCTGACCACCGCAAAGTCGAAGACGGTAAAAGTTGCGTTCCCCATCTGTACCAGCGAACGCCATCTATAAAAACTTCGTCACACCGCACAACACCTGGTTGGGCTCGCAGCGGGTAGCTCTGTAGCCGCAGACGACAAATGATGGCGTGGCCAAATCGCGTTATCTCCACAACCTCAGATGCCGTAGACGCGGCGCGTGTTCTCCCGGACCGCGCTAATGACGTCGTCGACAGATATGTCGCGGATAGCGGCCATCTTAGTAGCGACGTGGATAACCATGCCAGGGTGAGAGCAGGCGAGCCTCCTCGATTCTCGCTTTGGCAGGAAGAAGGGTGCGTCCGTCTCGAGCAGCAGACGGTCCAGCGGAATCCTCTGCGCCGCCTCAACCAGCGGTTCGACTCCCTGGAAACCCAGCAACGGCGTGATGCCCAGGCAGAGCCGCGGGAACGTGTCCAGCCAGCACTTGGCATCGTCCCAGTCACCCGTGAAACAGTGCCGGTGAATCGGGTAGTCCGCCGGGACCATCTCCTTGAGAATACGGATCGTGTCGGCAGTCGCGTCTCGCGAGTGAATCACCAGGGGCAGCCGTCGACGCCTGGCCAACGCGAGCTGCCTGCGGAACACCGCCTGCTGCGTTTTCTTGAACTTCTCCCAGTCCGGCTCGGCGTCGTTTCCGGACATGGAGTAGTCGAGCCCGATCTCGCCCAGGGCCACCACGCTGCGGTCTTCCAGGGCACGAACGAGGTATCGCTCGATGTCGTCGGTGTAATCGCGAGCCCTGCGTGGGTGGCAACCGAACGCGCCCCACACACCTTCGTCCGAAAGCACGGACCTCCAGAGGCGTCGCTGCTCGAACGTTTCGGGCTCGCTGAAGTTGGCCACGCACCCTTCGTAACAGTACGGGAAAGTGTTGCGATGAGCGAGGCGGAAGTGCGTGAAAGACTTTGTGTGGCAGGTCTTGGTGAAGACGAAGTCCAGGTGGCAGTGAGTGTCGATCAAGCCCGCCTCCGACGCCGTTGTGTAGGGCCACTCCCTGATGCCCAGTGGCTCGACCGCGCGTCGCCAGTCTGGCCGAGCCATCTGAGATGTTGGACGACAGGGAATACGTCGGGTTTTAACGACCAAGCAGGCACTTGTTCGTAAAGGACGCTGGAAAGTGAGCGAGAAGCGAACAAGACTTCTGCAAATTTCTATTGCTggcttcttcgtcgtcttcgtcgttcatCCTTCATGCGTACGTTTACTATCAAGCAAGGATGTGGCAGGGTGTCTTTTAATGTAAGACGCACTCGATAAATCACAACAATCAGAAAAAACGGAAACGTGAAAAAAGCGATCATGCAAGCTGACCGGTCGTTTACAGACTTTCGTTTCGAGCTTCCGTAGCTATAAAAATAAAATGTATCGTAGCCCCAGCGTCTCTCGCTCGT
It encodes the following:
- the LOC119405228 gene encoding putative deoxyribonuclease TATDN2, which produces MARPDWRRAVEPLGIREWPYTTASEAGLIDTHCHLDFVFTKTCHTKSFTHFRLAHRNTFPYCYEGCVANFSEPETFEQRRLWRSVLSDEGVWGAFGCHPRRARDYTDDIERYLVRALEDRSVVALGEIGLDYSMSGNDAEPDWEKFKKTQQAVFRRQLALARRRRLPLVIHSRDATADTIRILKEMVPADYPIHRHCFTGDWDDAKCWLDTFPRLCLGITPLLGFQGVEPLVEAAQRIPLDRLLLETDAPFFLPKRESRRLACSHPGMVIHVATKMAAIRDISVDDVISAVRENTRRVYGI